GGCTACCCGAACTAGACAAACTCAAGGAGCCGATGCGCGTTTCCTCCAGCGGCACGGCGCCTGCCGCCGGCAAGCATCAGTACCACCTGCCCGGCCACGTCTCCTACCAGCGCCTGCTGGGAGAGGCCGGTCCGGCTTCCAAGCCGGTACGCAACCTGGGGCGCTTCAGCGGCTCCGTCAATCCAACTCAGGGCTGCTCCGACGATCGGCCACAGGCGCGAATCTCGGACATGGATCGGGAAGGTAGCGACGTCCATATGATGCTGCCCGGGATCCCCTCCAACATTTTCGTGTGGCCTGAGGTCGAGATGCAGATGGGATTCATCCGCGCCCAGCATCGGATGCTTGACGAATTCTGCGCCGCTTATCCCCATCGCCTCAAATCCCTGCTGACCGTGAGCGCCGCCGCCATCGAGCCTTGTGTGGAGGAGATCCGGCGCTGGGGCAAGGCCCCGTGGGCGGTGGGCGTATGGCCGGTGACGATCGACAAGCCTATCGACCATCCCGACTTCGAACCGGTGTGGAGAGCCTGCGCCGATCTTGACTTGGCTGTCATCTACCACGGCTACACCTGGAACCCACCCTATTTCCCTGGCCATCGCGATATTTGGGAGAACGTTTTTTTGGGCCGCAGCGTGGCTCATCCCTGGGGTGCGATGCGCTTTACCGGGGCCTTTATCGGCGCAGGGATAATGGACCGCTATCCCGCCCTACGCTGCGGCATCCTGGAGAGCTGCTGTAGCTGGCTGCCCTTTTGGGCGCGCCGGTTGGATGACCAGGCCGAATACCTGGGGACGGTCGCGGCCAAACATCGGCTGAGCGACTATCTATGTGGCGGCCGCTTTTTCTCCAGCGTGGAACTCTCCGAGGGGCAAGATTTGATCCGCATGACGCTCGAGTTTATGGGCGAGGGTACCCTGATGTTCGCCTCCGACTATCCGCACGCCGAGAGCATGTTTCCCAATTCGGTCGATCATTTCATGAGCTGGGAGCGGCTGTCCGACGGCCAAAAGCGAGCGATGACCTGGGACAACCCGATACGCTTTTACGGCGAGCCGTGAACCCGACGGGGTAGTAGCCGCCTGGCGCGCGAGCGCCGCCACCGACATTGCGCTTGCCAGCAGCGTGCGCTTTAGTGATGGCCGGCCGCGCGGATTACGGTGGTCGTGGGCGCTGGCGCGGATTGCTTGCGTGCCAGGGCAACAGCCGAAATTCGTTCCGCCCGCGCCGCCTTGGCGAGGGTCTGTTGCTGATCGCGTTCCTTGAATTCCGGCATCACCGTGCGCGCGAACAACTCCAGCGCCTCGCACATTACGTCGTGAGGCATCCGTCCCGCCTGCATCAGTAAAATCACCTGGTCGACCCCGGATCGCTCAAACTCCCGCAGTTGCGCTCGCACTTGTGACGGCGTACCGACGCAGGTCTTGCGGTCGCCAGTGGGAATGCGCGACAGGTCACCGGGATTGGTTTTATAATTGCGCCAGAGGTCGGTTTGGCCCGGATGATGTTCGCCGAAGTAGGTGTAATGGCCTAGGCCATAGATGAAAAAGCCATGATGTTCTTTCGACAGCGCCTGGGCGCGTGCCCCCTCGCTCAGACACATGAATGGACAGGTGACCGCGATCTGGGGATTAACCGCGTAGCCGATCGGGCTACACTCGGCCTCCAACGTGGCGTGATACTCATGAACCCATTGGCCGGATTCCTCCGGCGTGGCAAACGCGAAGGTCAACGCCCCCAAGCCCAGCCGCGCCGCCAGCACAATAGTCTCGCGTCGCGAGCAGGCCAGCCATAGCGGCGGATGGGGCTTTTGCAAGGGCTTGGGCACCACGTTGCGCGCCGGCATCCTGAGATATTTGCCCTCGTGTCCGCCAAACGGTTCCTCGACCAGCATCCGCGCAACCATCGCCAACCCTTCCAGCCACTGGGCCCGCTTTTCCGCCTGCGCCACGTTGAAGCCGCCCAGCTCGGTTTCGGTCGCCCCTTCGCCGGTGCCAAGTTCGCAGCGACCGTCGCTGACCAGGTCCAAGGTTGCCACCCGTTCCGCCACGCGAGCTGGATGGTTGATCCAAGGACCACTCTGAATGATGCCGTGGCCCAGTCGGATTGTGCTGGTTCGTTGGCTACAGGCCGCCAGGAAAACTTCGGGCGCGGAGGAGTGAGCGTATTCCTCCAGAAAATGATGTTCAGTAGCCCAAACGTAGTCCAACCCCAACCGATCGGCGA
This DNA window, taken from Candidatus Binataceae bacterium, encodes the following:
- a CDS encoding amidohydrolase family protein, with the translated sequence MRNGFHVFDTDTHLELSAETIEKYFDAAMKPRLPELDKLKEPMRVSSSGTAPAAGKHQYHLPGHVSYQRLLGEAGPASKPVRNLGRFSGSVNPTQGCSDDRPQARISDMDREGSDVHMMLPGIPSNIFVWPEVEMQMGFIRAQHRMLDEFCAAYPHRLKSLLTVSAAAIEPCVEEIRRWGKAPWAVGVWPVTIDKPIDHPDFEPVWRACADLDLAVIYHGYTWNPPYFPGHRDIWENVFLGRSVAHPWGAMRFTGAFIGAGIMDRYPALRCGILESCCSWLPFWARRLDDQAEYLGTVAAKHRLSDYLCGGRFFSSVELSEGQDLIRMTLEFMGEGTLMFASDYPHAESMFPNSVDHFMSWERLSDGQKRAMTWDNPIRFYGEP
- a CDS encoding LLM class flavin-dependent oxidoreductase, yielding MKFGLFLELQIPRPWHPDLEHQLFKQSLEQVSLADRLGLDYVWATEHHFLEEYAHSSAPEVFLAACSQRTSTIRLGHGIIQSGPWINHPARVAERVATLDLVSDGRCELGTGEGATETELGGFNVAQAEKRAQWLEGLAMVARMLVEEPFGGHEGKYLRMPARNVVPKPLQKPHPPLWLACSRRETIVLAARLGLGALTFAFATPEESGQWVHEYHATLEAECSPIGYAVNPQIAVTCPFMCLSEGARAQALSKEHHGFFIYGLGHYTYFGEHHPGQTDLWRNYKTNPGDLSRIPTGDRKTCVGTPSQVRAQLREFERSGVDQVILLMQAGRMPHDVMCEALELFARTVMPEFKERDQQQTLAKAARAERISAVALARKQSAPAPTTTVIRAAGHH